Genomic segment of Verrucomicrobiia bacterium:
TGCCTCGGCAAAAACCTCATCTAAATAACCCTTCTTCCCATCCCGATATGCCTGGTAGTCATCGGGAAACTCGGTACTGAGGCGTGCTTTAAGGCTGCCGTATTCTGTGGCTCTCTCCGGCTTTACCCGCAAGTAGTCACGCACCAAGAGAAACTGCTGAACATAGGGGTTGCTAGGTATGTGCACATGGACGTTGGAAAGCTTCCTATTTCCCTCCACTCGGGAAAACATGCGTGCACCAATACCAAACGGGTCACCAAAAGAGGTATACCCTGCAGCCTCAAAATCTGGGATGTGTTTGTCGGAGACCTCAAGGTTGTCCACTAGTACCAGGATGTCTATCTGTGGTTTGGCCTGCATCTCCGGCACCGAAGTGCTCCCTACATGGTGGATTGCCCGGGCATGCTCACCAAAGATACCCCGCACCACTTCTGCTTCTTCTTGGAACAGCAATGGCCACGCAGGATTGTAGGGCTCGATGGAGTATTCGCGCTTGGTAATCATATGAGTACCTGCACGATAACAAAAAAACCGCCCTTCTTATAGGTGAAAGGCGGTGGAAACGATCCAGCGGGGGTCATCTGGTCCCCTGACCATGAGATGAAGCTCCTTGCAGGCAAACTCATCGGTCCAATCTATTTGGTGGGCAGCGTCCCAAATGGGCTCTGCTTTTTCCGGTGACATACCTGAAGCCAGGGTAATGTGCGGCTCTGGGACATGGGCGAACTTTGCAACATCGACCCCTGCCACCCTCTCGATTTCTGTGCGCAAGGCTTGGTGCAGATCGGCAAAACCACTGCTCCGCTCAATGGGAAGGTGGATGACCTGCTTGTCATCGAACTGTCCCACCTCTCGGCATTGGATGATGAAAGGCCGCACAGAGCTTAGAGCACCGGCGATCGCCCCGGTTAGCTCCCGTAAGCCTACCCCCTCCGGGAGACTGCGCGGAACGATAATGGTAATGTGCGGCTCAGACTTTGACTGCACTTCCCACTCCTTACTAAACGTCGAGACTTTCTCTTTCAGCCGTACTGGCAATGGGATACAAACATAAAAACGCATGACGCCTCCTCTGTGTGTTCATTAATACGGAAAAGCCATGGGGTGTCTACTCAACAAAAAAGACCCCTTTCGGGGTCTTTTTTAGTCAAAGCGAGTTCCGTGGTTGCGAGCAACCTACCGAGCAAGCCAAAGCGAACACGTAGTCTTGAGCGGTCTACCGATGCAAACCGAAGCGAGTTCTGTGGTTGTGAGCGACCTCAGCCGCAGCTACATTTTTGTAGCGAGGATGGAAAGTCGACTCGCAACCACGGAAGGAGCGCTTATTTTACTTCTACAGTTGCGCCACCAGCCTTAAGCTTTTCAACCGCAGCATCAGCTTCTTCCTTCTTAACGTTCTCAAGAACGTTCTTAGGAGCGCCGTCTACGAGATCCTTAGCTTCTTTAAGGCCTAGGTCTGGGCGAACTTCACGGACAGCCTTAATGGCGCCGATCTTGTTTGCACCACCGTCAGTAAGAACAACAGTGAAAGAGGTCTTCTCTTCAACTGGTTCAGCGTCAGCAGCACCAGCAGCTGGCATAGCGCCCATCATCATAGGGGCTGCAGCGGAAACACCAAACTTCTCTTCAAGTTCCTTAACGAGCTCAGATAGCTCAAGAACTGATAGGGTCTCAATCTGCTCAATGAGCTTTGCGTACTTAGAGTCTGCCATAGCAGTATGTGTGTGTTATTAGGCGGCTTGTTTGGAGTCGCGGATAGCGCCAAGAACATTGACGATACTGCGGACATTGCCAGCAAGCACATTGACGAAGCCAGATACAGGTGCGTTGATGGTTCCAACCAACTGAGCAAGGAGTTGCTCGCGGCTTGGAAGCTTGGCGTACGCGTTGACTTGCGCCGGAGTTAGATAGACACCACCGGCGATTCCGCCGAGGATGTTAAGCGCCTCAACCTCTTTCTTAAACGCTGCAGCCTGCTTTGGAGCGGCTACGGCATCATCGTAGGAGTAGATGAGGGCCAAAGGCTGATCAAGCAGTTCTTCAGGGACCTCAAGCTTGAGCTCGGTGAGCGCACGTTTGAGGAGGCTGTTTTTAGCCACCTGAAGCTGAAGACCGTGCTCGAACAGGGTGTCGCGCATCATCTCAACCTCATTCACCTTAATCCCAATGGTGCTCACGAAGACCACAGACTGGGAACGGTTCATGCGGTCGGAAAACGCGGCGAGCAACTGCTCTTTTTGGACGCGTGTCTTTGGCATATATGTTGATAAGGTCTATCAGGTGTTTTAGGCGGATGAAGTGCAAGGAAGAACCGAGGACTGGAGCGAGCTGTACTTGCGGTACAGTGAGCGAAGACCGGAGGTCCTGACGAAGCAATTCGCCGGATAAAATGCCTGACTTATAAAAAATTCGTCTAGTACTAGACGAAGGAACACGCCACTCCAAGGAGTTCTGTGTGCCTCGGCAGGACTTACGGGTGTGCCTACTGTCTTTGGTACTTACAGGGATACTACCAGATTTATTGGGAAAAGAAAAGAGGGCCCCCGCACCGAGGCCCCCTGGGTATGCTGCCACTCTACGGAGTGGTTTCCTACGCGGCACGTGCAAGCTGAATGGTTCTCCTCACCCGCTGCTTTGTGCCACATCAAAGTACCAGTATTTAGCGAATTGTCAATAGAAAAAGGGCCACACAACGTGTGACCCTTTTTTCAGTGGGCAGGTTTACTTGCCGAACTGGACCTTAATGCCAGGACCCATGGTTGGGGCAAGGCTCACGGTTACTACCTTTGCGCTGCCCAAGGCAGCCTCAATGGTACGGAA
This window contains:
- a CDS encoding GrpB family protein, whose amino-acid sequence is MITKREYSIEPYNPAWPLLFQEEAEVVRGIFGEHARAIHHVGSTSVPEMQAKPQIDILVLVDNLEVSDKHIPDFEAAGYTSFGDPFGIGARMFSRVEGNRKLSNVHVHIPSNPYVQQFLLVRDYLRVKPERATEYGSLKARLSTEFPDDYQAYRDGKKGYLDEVFAEAKAYFGKE
- a CDS encoding 2'-5' RNA ligase family protein, which encodes MRFYVCIPLPVRLKEKVSTFSKEWEVQSKSEPHITIIVPRSLPEGVGLRELTGAIAGALSSVRPFIIQCREVGQFDDKQVIHLPIERSSGFADLHQALRTEIERVAGVDVAKFAHVPEPHITLASGMSPEKAEPIWDAAHQIDWTDEFACKELHLMVRGPDDPRWIVSTAFHL
- the rplL gene encoding 50S ribosomal protein L7/L12; amino-acid sequence: MADSKYAKLIEQIETLSVLELSELVKELEEKFGVSAAAPMMMGAMPAAGAADAEPVEEKTSFTVVLTDGGANKIGAIKAVREVRPDLGLKEAKDLVDGAPKNVLENVKKEEADAAVEKLKAGGATVEVK
- the rplJ gene encoding 50S ribosomal protein L10, translated to MPKTRVQKEQLLAAFSDRMNRSQSVVFVSTIGIKVNEVEMMRDTLFEHGLQLQVAKNSLLKRALTELKLEVPEELLDQPLALIYSYDDAVAAPKQAAAFKKEVEALNILGGIAGGVYLTPAQVNAYAKLPSREQLLAQLVGTINAPVSGFVNVLAGNVRSIVNVLGAIRDSKQAA